The following are from one region of the Quercus robur chromosome 1, dhQueRobu3.1, whole genome shotgun sequence genome:
- the LOC126715892 gene encoding uncharacterized protein LOC126715892, with translation MQRIWALPPNKKFVCGLNGSKQPVGESGQTFKRWLGTLCICRNYCPLMPATWTHVDRKCKEDAWVEIEKKWIIDPEIISPANQMNWAMHLLGELRRNRRSKLKKKCYPKDALKEDVYKSKPDWADEQDYRALVDYWN, from the exons ATGCAGCGTATATGGGCTCTTCCACCGAACAAGAAATTTGTATGTGGGTTAAATGGGAGCAAGCAACCGGTTGGGGAAAGCGGGCAAACATTCAAAAGGTGGTTGGGCACCTTATGCATCTGCCGCAACTATTGCCCACTTATGCCTGCTACTTGGACGCATGTCGACCGTAAATGCAAAGAAGACGCTTGGGTAGAGATAGAG AAAAAATGGATCATTGACCCAGAGATTATTAGCCCAGCTAATCAAATGAACTGGGCAATGCACTTATTAGGAGAGTTGAGAAGGAACCGAAGaagtaagttaaaaaaaaaatgctacccAAAAGATGCGTTAAAAGAAGATGTTTATAAAAGCAAACCAGATTGGGCTGACGAGCAGGA